Sequence from the Spartobacteria bacterium genome:
ACCTGAATATTCCGCAACTCCCACGTATGGATGCCCTCGCGACAGCCCACAATTTTTGCTCAATCAGATTGCTTTGGAAAAACGGGGAAAGTTTAGTTCATTTATATCCCTCATTTTAACCCTTGCTTTTCTTTTCAATGAAAATGAACGAAAACACCTGTGCAGTTATTCATGTGAAACACTCCCAAAAAGGTAACAAGCCCAATAAGATAGTCTGTCGATAGTTTACTGCTCATGGTCGTCGCTCTCCTCAACGCCGGATTCATCATCCAGTCCGGTTTCAACTTCCAGTTCTTTTTCAATCTGCTCAATCGTCGGCAAACTGGACTGCAATAACTCTGGCAGCGATTCCACCAACTGGTATTCAGCCACGCCGAGAGGCCGGATATTATCATGCAAAGCGTACTCCGCCACCACCTTGTTCTTGCTTTTGCACAGCAACAGGCCGATGGTCGGCGCATCCTGCTCATGCTTGATCTGCCTGTCAACAGCCGTGAGATAAAAGCCCAGCTTGCCCAGATGTTCCGGCTTGAATTTGCCCGCTTTGAGTTCAATCACCACATAACAGCGCAGCTTGAGATGATAAAAAAGCAGATCAAGAAAGAACTCTTCGCCATCCACATCCAGCAGCACCTGACGCCCCACAAAGGCAAATCCCGCACCCAGTTCCAGCAGAAACTGCGTCACATGGCTGACCAACGCATTCTCAATTTCCCGCTCCTGCGCCTCATCGGTCAAACCCAGAAAATCAAAACGATACGGGTCTTTCAGGGATTCCCGGGCCAAATCCGACTGCGGTTTGGGAAGGCGCTGCTCAAAATTGGTCAACGCTTTCCCCGACCGTTCCCAAAACCGTGTTTCGATCTGCATCACCAGCACATTACGCGACCAGTTGTTTTCAATGGCCTTATGCGCATACGCAAGACGCTCTTCCTGTTTTTTTAGCTTATCAAGCAAGGCTATATGGTGATACCACGGCAATTGTGCAAGCACCTCTTGCACAAATACACTATCCGGCCAGGCCTCCGCAAATGCCCGCATATATTTCAAATTCCGAGGGGAAAATCCCTTCATTTCGGGAAACGCCTTGCGCAAATCGTGCGCCAGCCGGTCAATCACCTTCGCCCCCCATCCCTGCTTTTTCTGCCGATCCAGAATGTCACGCCCGATTTGCCAGTAAAGCTGCAAAAGCTCCCGGTTAACCGCCAGTGTGGCCCGCTGCTGTGCGCAATGAATGCGGCTTTTCAACTCCATCAACCAGTCGGCATATCCGTCCGGCGGGTTCGTCAAAGGTACTGGCTTATTATTCATTTCTTGTTCTCCTTCTATACATTCCGCTCTCTGAACGATACTGACTGCCCATAAAGGCAAATATGCATCCCGTTGCACGGTGAAAGAAAGGTAAATACAACGTATCCCGCAGGGATTCCGATGTGCTGACATGGATTGTTGTTTGTCGTCAGTTTACCGTTCATGCGTACCCCATTCCAGTAGACTTTGCGCAAGCTGTGTGATGCCGCCGCCTCGTACCTCGTTGTCGGCAAATAACAAAGCGGTGTCGCCTCGTGGGTACACTCGTTGCCCCCGCACTCCAAAGTTCTTGCATTGTAGACGTTTGGAAAAAGTTCCAACCATTGGAAGTTTCTGAAAAAAAAGTTCCAACCATTGGAAGTTTTTGAAATGCCTGATTTTGGCGCAAAACGGGATTCAAAAGCGATCATTCTCCGTCCATTTCCTCCAGCAGTTCTTCTTCCTCCTCGTCCTCAACAGCTCCCGCATCCTCCGCCACCGGCTCAAAGTTAGGAATCTCCACCGAACGCACATCCACCTTCCCCGTCACCACATCAGATACCAACCGCGTGCGGTATTCCTCAATGAGCTCAATTTCGCGCTCCGCGCGGGTGATAGTGCGGTCGATGATGGCGGTTTCTTTTTCGATGTGAGCGACAATAGTCTGCTGTTCGCTCAAAGATGGAATAGGCATGTGAATTTGGCCAATATCATTTGTTGAGATGTTTGGTTGTTGACCCGTGAAATCAATCTTTAACAGAAAAGCATCTAGGAATCTCGGACAGAAAACAGTGTAATACAAAAAA
This genomic interval carries:
- a CDS encoding DUF1016 domain-containing protein, whose product is MNNKPVPLTNPPDGYADWLMELKSRIHCAQQRATLAVNRELLQLYWQIGRDILDRQKKQGWGAKVIDRLAHDLRKAFPEMKGFSPRNLKYMRAFAEAWPDSVFVQEVLAQLPWYHHIALLDKLKKQEERLAYAHKAIENNWSRNVLVMQIETRFWERSGKALTNFEQRLPKPQSDLARESLKDPYRFDFLGLTDEAQEREIENALVSHVTQFLLELGAGFAFVGRQVLLDVDGEEFFLDLLFYHLKLRCYVVIELKAGKFKPEHLGKLGFYLTAVDRQIKHEQDAPTIGLLLCKSKNKVVAEYALHDNIRPLGVAEYQLVESLPELLQSSLPTIEQIEKELEVETGLDDESGVEESDDHEQ